A DNA window from Gillisia sp. Hel1_33_143 contains the following coding sequences:
- a CDS encoding TetR/AcrR family transcriptional regulator — MDKLFSSLKISINSDLYLKDPESSELGKKIVGNGILLIHQIGFEKFTFKKLGAEINSNESSIYRYFENKHKFLVYITNWYWGWKEFQLTISTHGMGNPTQKLIKGVEVMTHPVVQDFRFEHINEVALNNIIINESSKSYLTKEVDTDNKGGYFSVYKRVVGRIAEMVNTVAPEYKFSLSLSSMIIDGALHQHFLRDHITSITDCDAKITVTDYFIDLVEKTLKLENHD, encoded by the coding sequence TCAAAGATCCTGAATCTAGTGAGCTTGGTAAGAAGATTGTGGGAAATGGAATTCTCTTAATCCATCAAATTGGGTTTGAGAAATTCACATTTAAGAAATTGGGTGCGGAGATCAATTCTAATGAAAGTTCTATTTACAGATACTTTGAGAATAAGCACAAATTTCTGGTTTATATTACAAATTGGTATTGGGGTTGGAAAGAATTTCAGCTAACTATATCTACTCACGGCATGGGCAATCCTACTCAAAAATTAATTAAAGGTGTGGAGGTGATGACGCATCCTGTGGTACAGGATTTTCGCTTTGAGCATATAAATGAAGTTGCTTTAAACAATATTATTATTAATGAATCTTCAAAATCTTATCTTACCAAAGAAGTAGATACAGATAATAAAGGAGGTTATTTTTCTGTATATAAGAGAGTGGTTGGCCGTATAGCTGAAATGGTAAATACGGTGGCTCCAGAGTATAAATTTTCTTTAAGCTTATCTAGTATGATTATAGATGGTGCATTACATCAGCATTTTTTAAGAGATCATATCACATCTATTACAGATTGCGATGCCAAGATCACAGTTACTGATTATTTTATAGACCTAGTTGAAAAAACTTTAAAATTAGAGAATCATGACTGA